The following coding sequences are from one SAR116 cluster alpha proteobacterium HIMB100 window:
- a CDS encoding TPR repeat-containing protein (PFAM: Glycosyltransferase family 9 (heptosyltransferase); Tetratricopeptide repeat) codes for MTIKADFEHAAKQYESNQAKEAYSSVRKLLKRHPRHLDCLNLASLCCIQLGKFSDALSYSTKILSVQPGLAFAHYQRGTALYYLRRHEQAYQEFKKVIDIQPDFAEAFIYLGLISKDLQKLDEAVVHLNRAVALKPNDSSAVNNRALVLRALGQLDDALRDLSHAIVLDPQNPSNFNNRGAVWTEHGDCERALGDFDRAVALNPDYAEALFNRGVARRQLGRFEEAFADFNKHLSLIPDHAETQNELGLTLFDLKRHEEALAIFDKMICYHPDKAELFNNRGLVHAELGQFETALADYSKAIALQPEFAAAFSNRGSLRTELHQFDAALADFEHALSLDPDFAEAQWNKALHLLRFEDYESGWRLYESRWQRDKIKYTARQLTKPLWLGEENLHGKSILLHAEQGLGDTIQFCRFALQVADSGAHVHLDVQPPLRELLGQIRSVELVKTEDVETGSFDYHCPLMSLPLALNTTPDEIPFQDGYLSCSPDEVKSWSERLSGITGLKIGIAWSGNANHENDRSRSMSLQTFLQGMPRDCKLFSLQKDIPKRDRALFENTANLQHFGGDLKQTAALCKMMDVIVTVDTSIAHLAGALGQPVCLLLAYTPDFRWGLNRKDSPWYSSVRLYRQTQDRSWAHVFADVREDIFNQYISGNNRNET; via the coding sequence TGCAACCAGGTCTTGCCTTTGCCCATTATCAGCGGGGCACAGCCCTTTATTATCTGAGGCGGCATGAGCAGGCCTATCAGGAATTCAAGAAAGTCATAGATATTCAGCCTGATTTTGCCGAAGCGTTTATCTATCTCGGTCTGATTTCTAAAGACCTACAGAAATTAGATGAGGCTGTTGTCCATCTAAACAGGGCGGTAGCGTTAAAGCCAAATGACAGCTCGGCCGTGAATAACAGAGCTCTTGTGCTCAGAGCATTAGGCCAGCTGGATGATGCGCTTCGTGATTTATCTCATGCAATAGTGCTTGATCCCCAAAACCCGTCAAACTTTAATAATCGAGGGGCGGTTTGGACTGAGCACGGAGATTGTGAACGCGCCCTTGGTGACTTCGACAGAGCGGTAGCATTAAACCCTGACTATGCTGAAGCGCTGTTTAACAGGGGGGTTGCCCGAAGGCAACTGGGCCGCTTTGAAGAGGCATTTGCTGATTTTAATAAACATCTGTCTTTAATTCCTGATCATGCTGAAACGCAGAATGAACTGGGCCTGACGCTGTTTGACCTGAAACGGCATGAAGAGGCATTAGCGATTTTTGACAAAATGATCTGTTATCATCCGGATAAGGCTGAGCTGTTTAATAACAGGGGTCTGGTACATGCCGAATTGGGTCAGTTTGAAACAGCACTGGCTGACTACAGCAAAGCAATAGCGCTTCAGCCTGAATTTGCTGCAGCCTTTTCAAACAGAGGATCATTAAGGACAGAGCTACATCAGTTTGATGCAGCATTGGCTGATTTTGAGCATGCGTTGTCACTTGACCCTGATTTTGCTGAGGCCCAATGGAATAAGGCACTTCATTTGCTTCGCTTTGAAGATTATGAAAGCGGGTGGCGACTGTATGAGTCGCGGTGGCAAAGAGATAAAATAAAATATACCGCCCGTCAGCTCACAAAGCCGCTTTGGCTGGGCGAAGAAAATTTGCATGGAAAATCAATTCTTTTGCATGCAGAACAAGGGCTGGGAGATACTATACAGTTTTGCCGGTTTGCCCTACAGGTTGCCGATTCGGGTGCACATGTGCATTTGGACGTGCAGCCTCCTTTGCGTGAGTTACTGGGACAAATCAGAAGTGTTGAGCTGGTTAAAACAGAAGATGTAGAAACTGGCAGTTTTGATTATCATTGTCCGCTTATGAGCCTGCCGCTCGCGCTGAACACCACACCAGACGAAATACCTTTTCAAGATGGCTATCTGAGCTGTAGCCCTGATGAGGTTAAGAGCTGGTCTGAACGTCTTTCAGGCATAACCGGGCTTAAAATTGGCATTGCCTGGAGCGGGAATGCAAACCACGAAAATGACCGGTCGCGAAGCATGAGCTTGCAGACATTTTTGCAGGGAATGCCGCGGGATTGCAAATTGTTCAGCCTGCAAAAAGATATTCCCAAACGAGACAGGGCCCTGTTTGAGAACACGGCCAACCTGCAGCATTTTGGTGGCGACCTGAAACAAACAGCGGCCTTATGTAAAATGATGGACGTCATCGTGACTGTGGATACCAGCATCGCCCATCTGGCAGGGGCCTTGGGTCAGCCGGTCTGCCTACTCTTGGCTTACACCCCTGACTTTCGGTGGGGCCTGAACCGAAAAGACAGCCCCTGGTATTCCTCAGTCCGCCTTTACCGGCAAACACAGGACAGAAGCTGGGCTCATGTCTTTGCAGATGTCCGAGAGGATATTTTCAATCAATACATCTCAGGAAACAACAGGAATGAAACTTAA
- a CDS encoding putative thioesterase (PFAM: Thioesterase superfamily~TIGRFAM: acyl-CoA thioester hydrolase, YbgC/YbaW family), whose amino-acid sequence MSRKQPPAVTDFPHHWHTTTRWDDNDVYGHLNNVVYYRLFDTAVNRFLLDNGLLDFRTGKNVYLVVETGCSYFAELAYPDKLIVGLRVARLGTSSVTYETGLFRDGEAAAAAAGHFVHVLVDKASRKPVPIEANSRTAFETLMM is encoded by the coding sequence ATGTCCAGAAAACAGCCCCCCGCCGTGACCGATTTTCCCCATCATTGGCATACCACCACAAGATGGGATGATAATGATGTTTATGGTCATCTGAATAATGTGGTGTATTACCGGCTGTTTGATACCGCCGTGAACAGGTTTTTACTGGATAATGGACTGCTTGATTTCAGAACGGGTAAGAATGTGTATCTGGTCGTGGAGACTGGCTGTTCTTATTTCGCTGAACTGGCCTATCCGGACAAGCTGATTGTGGGGCTGCGGGTCGCGCGTCTTGGGACATCGTCGGTGACCTATGAAACAGGCCTGTTCAGAGATGGTGAAGCCGCAGCCGCAGCTGCCGGACATTTTGTGCATGTGCTGGTGGATAAAGCCAGCCGCAAACCGGTGCCGATTGAAGCAAACAGCCGGACGGCGTTTGAAACATTGATGATGTGA
- a CDS encoding outer membrane lipoprotein-sorting protein (PFAM: Outer membrane lipoprotein carrier protein LolA) produces MTRTEPVISRLKMAILALIFSLILPSHLAAQSAEETKLIARAEHAITELTTLQAKFIQISSDGTIGEGHVYFRRPFQLRLDYTNPETLSIVTSRIWVYIDDKIAQTVEAYPVSETPFAPLLEQTVSFRSEQVKTSARLENGIASVQLEKDTGEGAGRLTLEFDAGAWQLRRWVITDALGVTTTVTLQNPVYGGSLNNRLFGVPSYQN; encoded by the coding sequence ATGACGAGAACTGAGCCGGTAATCTCTCGCCTGAAGATGGCAATCTTGGCACTGATTTTCAGCCTTATTTTGCCGTCTCATCTGGCTGCCCAGTCTGCTGAGGAGACCAAGCTTATCGCACGTGCCGAACATGCGATCACAGAGCTGACCACCCTGCAGGCTAAATTTATCCAGATTTCATCAGATGGCACGATTGGCGAAGGGCATGTTTATTTTCGGCGTCCGTTTCAATTGCGTCTTGATTATACAAATCCCGAAACCCTGTCGATCGTGACCAGCCGGATTTGGGTCTATATTGATGATAAAATCGCGCAGACTGTTGAGGCCTATCCGGTTAGTGAAACGCCATTTGCCCCCTTGCTGGAACAGACCGTCAGCTTCAGATCAGAACAGGTGAAAACATCGGCGCGGCTGGAAAACGGCATTGCTTCTGTTCAGCTGGAAAAAGACACTGGTGAAGGCGCAGGCCGGCTCACCCTTGAATTTGATGCCGGTGCCTGGCAGCTGCGCCGCTGGGTGATCACAGATGCGCTAGGCGTGACCACTACAGTTACTTTGCAAAACCCTGTTTATGGCGGGTCTCTGAACAACCGTTTGTTCGGCGTACCCTCTTATCAGAATTAA